In Sandaracinus amylolyticus, the following proteins share a genomic window:
- a CDS encoding enoyl-CoA hydratase-related protein — translation MSTPLLLEVVRGGPVHRIRLPSPTRGHALDDIGLDALCGALRESARDASSRIVALEGSAGTFCIGMDLDAATGRGTRSFTPRKYADTLALVAEVGVVVVAVVDGRALGGGVGLAAACDLVFATPRATFALPEALLGLVPAIASPPLVRRVGFQRAYRLALTTEPVDAARALALALVDEVHENPEDGLRRLARRLRHVEPAAIAAIKAHFRRVHRAPDEAEELAIERLDALLASAAVRERIAAVAASE, via the coding sequence ATGAGCACGCCGCTCCTGCTCGAAGTGGTGCGCGGGGGCCCCGTGCACCGCATCCGGCTGCCCTCGCCTACGCGTGGCCACGCGCTCGACGACATCGGTCTCGACGCGCTCTGCGGAGCGCTCCGCGAATCGGCGCGCGACGCGTCGTCCCGCATCGTCGCGCTCGAGGGCAGCGCCGGCACCTTCTGCATCGGGATGGACCTCGACGCGGCGACGGGGCGCGGCACTCGATCGTTCACGCCGCGCAAGTACGCCGACACCCTCGCGCTCGTCGCGGAGGTCGGGGTCGTGGTGGTCGCGGTCGTCGACGGTCGCGCGCTCGGCGGCGGCGTCGGTCTCGCCGCCGCGTGCGACCTCGTCTTCGCAACGCCTCGCGCGACGTTCGCGCTTCCCGAGGCGCTGCTCGGCCTCGTGCCCGCGATCGCGTCTCCCCCGCTCGTCCGACGCGTCGGATTCCAGCGTGCGTATCGACTCGCCCTCACGACCGAGCCCGTCGACGCGGCGCGCGCGCTCGCGCTCGCCCTCGTGGACGAGGTGCACGAAAACCCCGAGGACGGGCTGCGCCGCCTCGCGCGGCGCCTCCGCCACGTCGAGCCCGCCGCGATCGCCGCGATCAAAGCGCATTTCCGGCGTGTCCATCGCGCGCCCGACGAGGCAGAGGAGCTCGCGATCGAGCGCCTCGACGCGCTGCTCGCGAGCGCTGCGGTGCGCGAGCGGATCGCCGCCGTCGCGGCATCCGAATGA
- a CDS encoding thioesterase II family protein: MSATATRHVDPAWFPTLTPADRHVARLICLPYAGGGSPLFRPWREHLSPSLQICPIELPGRWGRVREQPYCDLVALADAIAERVALLSALPTVIFGYSYGALLAYELAHRLLAHHGIAVRHLFVAARRAPHLRDPGPPMHTLSDDAFQLAVERTYEGGLDPALLRDRDMAALLLRVLRADIEAVETYEHEPRPALPCSITAFGGREDSTATPAQIDEWARHTAGSFSTTFYDGGHFFVRTHWRSMLAEIDRVCAAFEARSPA, encoded by the coding sequence ATGAGCGCGACCGCGACGCGGCACGTCGATCCAGCCTGGTTCCCGACGCTCACGCCGGCCGATCGCCACGTCGCACGCCTGATCTGTCTGCCGTACGCAGGCGGCGGATCTCCGCTCTTCCGACCGTGGCGCGAGCACCTCTCGCCCTCGCTCCAGATCTGCCCGATCGAGCTGCCCGGTCGCTGGGGTCGCGTTCGTGAGCAGCCCTACTGCGATCTCGTCGCGCTCGCGGACGCGATCGCGGAGCGTGTCGCGCTGCTGTCCGCGCTGCCGACCGTGATCTTCGGATACAGCTACGGCGCGCTCCTCGCCTACGAGCTCGCGCATCGCCTGCTCGCTCATCACGGAATCGCCGTGCGGCACCTCTTCGTGGCGGCACGGCGCGCTCCGCACCTACGCGATCCCGGCCCTCCGATGCACACGCTATCCGACGACGCATTCCAGCTCGCGGTGGAGCGCACGTACGAGGGCGGCCTCGACCCGGCGCTCCTCCGCGACCGGGACATGGCGGCGCTGCTCCTCCGCGTGCTGCGCGCCGACATCGAGGCGGTCGAGACGTACGAGCACGAGCCGCGTCCCGCACTGCCGTGCTCGATCACCGCGTTCGGTGGACGCGAGGATTCGACCGCGACCCCCGCGCAGATCGACGAGTGGGCCCGACACACTGCCGGGTCCTTCTCCACGACGTTCTACGACGGCGGGCACTTCTTCGTGCGCACGCACTGGCGATCGATGCTCGCGGAGATCGATCGCGTGTGCGCGGCGTTCGAGGCGCGCTCGCCTGCATGA
- a CDS encoding FAD-dependent oxidoreductase — translation MERIHDVAIAGGGIGGLTLALALANRGVSVTVLEQASTYKPIYRGEYLQPRSQEIFDELGIGATIEAVTVPVYVSRAGTEDDGVLMDVDTRSFGALQGRNGFHRDIHGAVLAPLRRLSNVEVRMGARVVDVKRESETWSIEMPHSSLRARILVGADGRGSRVRERLGIVASERRYPGAVLAVTVQLDDEPEACSENLLGTHESGLFFPLPNRKARLYLLVHEDERYAWIKSQPDRGLSHVRDRLRALFPRLASAVARIGSLSEFQNIPAYHLTTDRWVVDHAALIGDAIHCVHPALGQGMNLAIADAAELARVLAHALEAGRTDAETLREYESARRSHVTYIQKDGDRSREMLLRRDRMTVALRNRVFRNGARAQHAMRRMHAVYAGVEAPPSPLEETLLSLALVFPSFDRVLAR, via the coding sequence TTGGAACGCATCCACGACGTCGCCATCGCAGGCGGCGGAATCGGCGGGCTCACGCTCGCGCTCGCGCTCGCGAACCGAGGCGTGTCGGTGACCGTGCTCGAGCAAGCATCGACGTATAAGCCCATCTATCGCGGTGAGTACCTGCAGCCGCGCAGTCAGGAGATCTTCGACGAGCTCGGGATCGGCGCAACGATCGAGGCGGTGACGGTGCCGGTGTACGTCAGCCGCGCGGGCACCGAGGATGATGGCGTGTTGATGGACGTCGACACGCGCTCGTTCGGTGCGCTGCAAGGTCGGAATGGGTTCCATCGCGACATCCACGGAGCGGTGCTCGCGCCTCTCCGGCGCCTCAGCAACGTCGAGGTGCGCATGGGTGCCCGCGTGGTCGACGTGAAGCGCGAGAGCGAGACGTGGTCGATCGAGATGCCGCACTCGTCGCTTCGCGCTCGGATCCTCGTGGGCGCGGACGGTCGCGGCTCGCGCGTGCGCGAGCGCCTCGGGATCGTCGCCAGCGAGCGCCGGTATCCCGGCGCGGTGCTCGCCGTCACCGTGCAGCTCGATGACGAGCCCGAGGCGTGCTCGGAGAATCTCCTCGGCACGCACGAGAGTGGGCTCTTCTTCCCGCTCCCGAACCGCAAGGCCCGCCTCTACTTGCTCGTGCACGAGGACGAGCGATACGCGTGGATCAAGAGCCAGCCGGACCGCGGCCTCTCGCATGTGCGCGATCGACTGCGCGCGCTCTTCCCACGGCTCGCGTCCGCGGTGGCGCGGATCGGGTCGCTCTCGGAGTTCCAGAACATCCCCGCGTACCATCTCACGACCGATCGCTGGGTCGTGGACCACGCGGCGCTGATCGGTGACGCGATCCACTGCGTGCATCCTGCGCTCGGACAGGGAATGAACCTCGCGATCGCCGATGCCGCGGAGCTCGCCCGAGTGCTCGCGCACGCGCTCGAAGCAGGCCGCACCGATGCGGAGACTCTTCGCGAGTACGAGAGCGCGCGCCGGTCACACGTAACGTACATCCAAAAAGACGGCGACCGATCGCGGGAGATGCTGCTCCGTCGCGACCGCATGACGGTCGCCCTGCGCAACCGCGTTTTCCGCAACGGTGCTCGGGCGCAGCATGCGATGCGCCGCATGCACGCGGTCTATGCCGGAGTCGAAGCGCCGCCGTCGCCGCTCGAGGAAACGCTCCTCTCGCTCGCGCTCGTGTTCCCCAGCTTTGATCGCGTGCTCGCGCGCTGA
- a CDS encoding glycoside hydrolase family 18 protein, with the protein MSARFPWSSVLAFSIVACGGGDPGAGEDASIPADARTGDASDADPERDAGAPASELWVLGYYPGYQRAMMPPDEVDYESLTHLVTFALLPHADGSLDTTLFIDETQGPALARDLATRAHAAGIRALLAIGGAGRREGFVAASQPATRAHFASEIVRVARDYGYDGVDLDWEPITESDQPLVLALVQEIRAVGPELEITVPVGWTSSNAQPVADAFYAELAEHVDRLGVMTYGMSGPWEGWTSWHSSALDGESPSAPTSIDQSVSAYRAAGVPATALGIGIGFYGLCWTGVTTPGQPTEGASLVASDNVMRYAHIAGAYLDAPSARRWDATASVPYLSFPDGHGPEGCTYVSYDDAESIAAKVAYAREHGLGALLVWTINQGHLEDGGDPLLDAIHDAL; encoded by the coding sequence ATGAGCGCACGGTTCCCATGGTCGTCGGTGCTGGCCTTCTCGATCGTCGCCTGCGGAGGCGGCGATCCCGGCGCGGGCGAGGACGCGTCGATCCCGGCCGACGCGCGCACGGGCGACGCGTCGGATGCCGACCCCGAGCGCGACGCGGGCGCGCCTGCGAGCGAGCTCTGGGTGCTCGGCTACTACCCGGGCTACCAGCGCGCGATGATGCCACCCGACGAGGTCGACTACGAGTCGCTGACCCACCTCGTGACCTTCGCGCTCCTGCCGCACGCCGACGGATCGCTCGACACGACGCTCTTCATCGACGAGACGCAGGGTCCCGCGCTCGCGCGCGACCTCGCGACGCGTGCCCACGCCGCGGGGATCCGCGCGCTGCTCGCGATCGGCGGGGCCGGGAGGCGCGAGGGCTTCGTCGCGGCGTCGCAGCCGGCGACGCGCGCGCACTTCGCGTCCGAGATCGTCCGCGTCGCGCGCGACTACGGGTACGACGGAGTCGACCTCGACTGGGAGCCGATCACCGAGAGCGATCAGCCGCTCGTGCTTGCGCTCGTGCAGGAGATCCGCGCCGTGGGTCCCGAGCTCGAGATCACCGTCCCGGTCGGGTGGACCTCGAGCAACGCCCAGCCCGTCGCCGACGCGTTCTATGCGGAGCTCGCCGAGCACGTCGATCGCCTGGGCGTGATGACCTACGGCATGAGCGGCCCCTGGGAGGGCTGGACCTCGTGGCACTCGAGCGCGCTCGACGGCGAGAGCCCGAGCGCACCGACCTCGATCGACCAGAGCGTCTCGGCGTACCGCGCCGCGGGCGTGCCGGCGACGGCGCTCGGCATTGGCATCGGCTTCTACGGCCTCTGCTGGACCGGCGTGACGACGCCGGGCCAGCCGACCGAGGGCGCGAGCCTCGTCGCGAGCGACAACGTGATGCGCTACGCGCACATCGCGGGCGCCTACCTCGACGCGCCGAGCGCGCGCCGCTGGGACGCGACCGCGAGCGTGCCCTACCTCTCGTTCCCCGACGGGCACGGCCCCGAGGGGTGCACGTACGTGTCGTACGACGACGCCGAGTCGATCGCGGCGAAGGTAGCCTACGCGCGCGAGCACGGCCTCGGCGCGCTCCTCGTGTGGACGATCAACCAGGGGCACCTCGAGGACGGCGGCGATCCGCTGCTCGACGCGATCCACGACGCTCTATGA
- a CDS encoding IS630 family transposase, giving the protein MRPTGSKAELKRRRRLGVALHRSGRSVARWTKMFEQGGDDALDPIPNAGGKSRLSDTDRAKLAALLQLGARTSEFPTELWTLRRVRDVIEREFDVRYSISNVHVALHSLGFSPQKAVRRAREQNTEAVERFRDVKWPHIKKSEQEGRVLALSDESGFMLQPSSPRTWAPRGETPELICGARYDRVSAISAITISPHAHRTGLYFRLLRGNFNADEIERFVRQVQRAVRRPVTFVWDRLSAHRTVAKRLEGDARFEFILLPAYAPTLNPDEWVWRYAKHHLLANSCPMNGDALERGVRAALGGIAKRQDLLHGFIRGARLPL; this is encoded by the coding sequence GTGCGACCGACCGGAAGTAAGGCCGAGCTCAAACGTCGCCGTCGCCTCGGCGTCGCGCTCCATCGCAGTGGGCGGTCTGTCGCGCGCTGGACGAAGATGTTCGAGCAAGGCGGCGACGACGCGCTCGACCCGATCCCCAACGCTGGTGGCAAGAGCCGCTTGAGCGATACCGACCGGGCGAAGCTCGCGGCGCTTCTTCAGTTGGGCGCGCGTACGAGCGAATTTCCAACGGAACTCTGGACTCTGCGGCGGGTGCGCGACGTGATCGAGCGCGAGTTCGATGTTCGCTACTCGATCTCGAACGTGCACGTCGCGCTGCACAGTCTCGGCTTCAGCCCGCAGAAGGCGGTACGCCGCGCACGCGAGCAGAACACGGAGGCGGTCGAGCGGTTCCGCGACGTCAAGTGGCCGCACATCAAGAAAAGCGAGCAGGAAGGTCGCGTCCTCGCGCTGAGCGACGAGAGCGGCTTCATGCTGCAACCGTCCTCACCTCGCACCTGGGCGCCACGCGGCGAGACACCGGAGCTCATCTGCGGCGCGCGGTACGACCGAGTCTCGGCCATCAGCGCGATCACGATCTCGCCGCACGCGCACCGCACCGGGCTCTACTTCCGGTTGCTGCGCGGGAACTTCAACGCGGACGAGATCGAGCGTTTCGTGCGCCAAGTCCAGCGAGCGGTCCGCCGTCCCGTCACCTTCGTGTGGGACCGGCTCTCCGCCCACCGTACGGTCGCCAAGCGCCTCGAGGGTGATGCGCGCTTTGAGTTCATCCTGCTGCCGGCCTACGCGCCCACGCTCAACCCCGACGAGTGGGTCTGGCGCTACGCGAAGCACCATCTGCTCGCGAACTCCTGCCCGATGAACGGAGATGCGCTCGAGCGTGGCGTACGCGCTGCGCTCGGCGGAATCGCCAAGCGGCAGGACCTCCTGCACGGCTTCATCCGCGGCGCGCGACTGCCTCTTTAG
- a CDS encoding NmrA/HSCARG family protein, with the protein MSTSESTNTQGKNAIAVIGATGAQGGGLVRAILADPSRRFTARAITRDPRSERARDLARAGAEVVAADLDDTTGLERAFAGAYGAFCVTSFWDHFSPETEIRQAENMARAARAARVRHVVWSTLEDTRAWVPLDDDRMPTLSGRYKVPHYDGKGEADRVFRGFDVPTTFFRTSFYWDNFIHLGMGPRRGADGALAIALPIGTAKLPGIAAEDIGACALGVLARGPETIGRTVGVAGGHLSGAQMAAGLSAALGETVRFVDLDPAAYRALGFPGADDLGNMFQFKRDFERDYCAARDLEATRALHPGLQSFESWLERNAKRIPVT; encoded by the coding sequence ATGAGCACCAGCGAGAGCACGAACACCCAGGGGAAGAACGCCATCGCCGTGATCGGCGCAACCGGCGCGCAGGGCGGCGGCCTCGTCCGCGCGATCCTCGCCGACCCGAGCCGCCGCTTCACCGCGCGCGCGATCACCCGCGATCCCCGCTCCGAGCGCGCACGCGACCTCGCGCGCGCCGGCGCCGAGGTGGTCGCCGCCGACCTCGACGACACGACGGGCCTCGAGCGCGCCTTCGCAGGCGCGTACGGCGCGTTTTGCGTGACGTCGTTCTGGGATCACTTCTCGCCCGAGACCGAGATCCGCCAGGCGGAGAACATGGCGCGCGCGGCGCGCGCGGCGCGGGTACGACACGTGGTGTGGTCGACTCTCGAGGACACGCGGGCTTGGGTGCCGCTCGACGACGATCGCATGCCGACGCTGAGCGGCCGCTACAAGGTGCCGCACTACGACGGCAAAGGAGAGGCCGACCGCGTCTTCCGCGGTTTCGACGTGCCGACCACGTTCTTCCGCACCTCGTTCTACTGGGACAACTTCATCCACCTCGGGATGGGCCCGCGGCGCGGCGCGGACGGCGCGCTCGCGATCGCGCTGCCGATCGGCACCGCGAAGCTGCCCGGCATCGCGGCGGAGGACATCGGCGCGTGCGCGCTCGGCGTGCTCGCGCGCGGCCCTGAGACGATCGGGCGTACCGTGGGCGTCGCTGGCGGGCACCTGAGCGGGGCGCAGATGGCGGCCGGCCTCTCGGCGGCGCTCGGCGAAACGGTGCGCTTCGTCGACCTCGATCCCGCCGCGTATCGCGCGCTCGGGTTCCCGGGCGCCGACGATCTCGGCAACATGTTCCAGTTCAAGCGCGACTTCGAGCGCGACTACTGCGCCGCCCGCGACCTCGAGGCGACCCGCGCGCTGCATCCCGGTCTCCAGAGCTTCGAGTCGTGGTTGGAGCGCAACGCGAAGCGGATCCCTGTGACGTGA
- a CDS encoding MYXO-CTERM sorting domain-containing protein, with translation MYSRRSRTVGRGLLAHGPRITALIVAFAALVAPGRARAFSARVHITMANDVRQALIESGDGTIPLRWSTRRVQLPMVDADAIINQPMAFRAGAIGPDVVVFAGMTDGTHAVDQEPYRQCQMLYDEAFTEAERAYALGCFLHGATDAIAHHFVNYVTGETFTLTPLTSDRGPGYHNVVGHIVTESIIQNAFYTADPSAFSQSELDHRIEQDFVLRVYFDSDSAVWQRMAQHPMERWRAAQAADPDGNLVGWARSAGFSPWEQVAMAPQYIEELQRMRAALRRRMVDRIAELASAPSIMARPGPDGVVGTLDDETACRADCPAEFGEYWILVHLLAPRYDTRGNPLPSAFDKISEDLGSNLYGFLRAFVQVIQNVSNLLNSGIDDTGDHGFDLHPSRIREVFAPVDEWAGRTFAIDWTTAGMAVSPAWYNDLSAFLSMFRVRVTIADVLRALFEPIVQEIRVALITEVRERAAVYVDDLKRAYDAALAPWTERVYDVLDSSAPPALGGNALDHLESSGLFVHSFNLTVATLANHELVLVTGDPIAHGPASFDASYTPEWTQVGLCDYLRDAVFPHGLGMRPLLSVERGATFYGAVMPEDSPIECHDGSLSTFGPPNAESCAHTSIDALREDPYGSLTRAYPPANASGTPGCRGLVVPGLPEPPPMPETPDAATSADVDGGPAPAAASAGCACAVAPGADDGRNGAGAGALVLLLLGLTARRRRARLSRTVRAVTTAVVLAGCGEPVNVDGSDSGTPRDDGATDSSVALEPDSGAVPVDAGPDHRPAFLASLDGTVWSALQTRDENGREVERAYELHFRGGSEPMWGEIRNPYGPARQRIRRFVRVARDGCESASQCEISTTVSIPDASWETPESLRGATETWTIEILDGSPRALAITNQDGVEEVFTEGAWPAPTSGLTAEVRVFEGGAGKPVSDAFCTSGAIFSGDIGRSTIWSFARGESDQPTLGYELAAGVRLGEWNDNANRFGVRDIDGFQIDDLGGSIRTDQFFFVVRYRGIVSHPGGRFQLREEDDTVEDAVWAFIGDDVGGTTIDDLFLEVHHFAPPDETVDEPSLDLAAGDLPIEIIIPRCEMNFTGSGQVRVEPRLGTAPYRLLSEQPIRPVIDASLFPPVL, from the coding sequence ATGTACAGTCGTCGGTCGCGCACCGTAGGCCGAGGTCTTCTCGCGCACGGACCACGGATTACCGCTCTGATCGTCGCCTTCGCTGCACTCGTCGCGCCGGGTCGCGCGCGCGCATTCAGCGCGCGCGTGCACATCACGATGGCCAACGACGTGCGACAGGCACTCATCGAGTCCGGGGACGGCACGATTCCGCTGCGCTGGAGCACGCGGCGCGTGCAGCTGCCGATGGTCGACGCCGACGCGATCATCAACCAGCCGATGGCGTTCCGGGCAGGCGCGATCGGGCCCGACGTCGTGGTCTTCGCAGGCATGACGGACGGCACGCACGCGGTGGATCAGGAGCCCTATCGTCAGTGCCAGATGCTCTACGACGAGGCGTTCACCGAGGCGGAGCGGGCGTACGCGCTCGGCTGCTTCCTTCACGGCGCCACCGACGCAATCGCGCACCATTTTGTCAACTACGTCACTGGCGAGACGTTCACGCTGACGCCGCTTACCTCCGATCGCGGGCCCGGCTATCACAACGTCGTCGGTCACATCGTGACCGAGAGCATCATCCAGAACGCGTTCTACACCGCGGATCCGTCGGCCTTCTCTCAGTCCGAGCTCGACCACCGCATCGAGCAGGACTTCGTCCTGCGCGTCTACTTCGACAGCGACAGCGCCGTCTGGCAGCGCATGGCGCAGCATCCGATGGAGCGGTGGCGTGCGGCGCAGGCCGCGGACCCCGACGGCAACCTCGTAGGATGGGCGCGCAGCGCCGGATTCTCGCCGTGGGAGCAGGTCGCGATGGCGCCGCAATACATCGAAGAGTTGCAGCGCATGCGCGCGGCGCTGCGGCGTCGCATGGTCGACCGCATCGCCGAGCTCGCATCGGCGCCGAGCATCATGGCGCGGCCGGGGCCTGACGGTGTGGTCGGCACGCTGGACGACGAGACGGCGTGCCGCGCCGACTGCCCCGCAGAGTTCGGCGAGTACTGGATTCTCGTCCATCTCCTCGCGCCGCGTTACGACACTCGTGGCAATCCGCTGCCCTCGGCGTTCGACAAGATCTCAGAGGACCTCGGGAGCAATCTCTACGGATTCCTGCGTGCGTTTGTGCAGGTGATCCAAAACGTCTCGAACCTCCTCAACAGCGGGATCGACGACACGGGCGATCACGGCTTCGACCTTCATCCGTCGCGCATCCGTGAGGTCTTCGCGCCGGTCGATGAATGGGCGGGGCGCACGTTCGCGATCGACTGGACCACTGCGGGCATGGCGGTGAGCCCGGCTTGGTACAACGACCTGAGCGCGTTCCTCTCGATGTTCCGCGTCCGGGTCACGATCGCGGACGTGCTCCGGGCACTCTTCGAGCCGATCGTCCAGGAGATTCGCGTGGCGCTCATCACGGAAGTGCGCGAGCGCGCCGCGGTGTACGTGGACGATCTCAAGCGCGCGTACGACGCGGCGCTCGCGCCCTGGACCGAGCGCGTGTACGACGTGCTCGACAGCTCGGCGCCGCCTGCGCTCGGCGGGAATGCGCTCGATCACCTCGAGAGCTCCGGGCTCTTCGTGCACTCGTTCAACCTGACGGTGGCGACCCTCGCCAATCACGAACTGGTGCTCGTCACGGGGGATCCGATCGCGCACGGACCTGCATCGTTCGATGCGTCGTACACGCCGGAATGGACGCAGGTCGGTCTCTGCGACTATCTCCGCGACGCGGTATTCCCGCACGGGCTCGGCATGCGCCCGCTGCTCTCGGTCGAGCGGGGCGCGACGTTCTACGGCGCGGTGATGCCGGAGGACAGCCCGATCGAGTGCCACGATGGGTCGCTGTCGACGTTCGGTCCGCCCAACGCGGAGAGCTGCGCACACACGTCGATCGATGCGCTCCGCGAAGATCCGTATGGCTCCTTGACGCGAGCATATCCGCCGGCGAACGCAAGCGGGACGCCCGGGTGTCGGGGGCTCGTCGTTCCGGGGCTGCCCGAGCCCCCGCCGATGCCGGAAACGCCCGACGCAGCCACGAGCGCCGACGTGGATGGTGGACCGGCGCCGGCCGCGGCAAGCGCGGGATGCGCGTGTGCGGTCGCACCGGGTGCCGACGACGGGCGGAATGGGGCGGGGGCCGGAGCGCTGGTGTTGCTCTTGCTCGGCCTCACCGCGCGTCGGCGGCGCGCACGACTCTCCCGCACCGTACGGGCCGTGACGACCGCCGTCGTCCTTGCGGGCTGCGGTGAGCCGGTCAACGTCGATGGATCCGATAGCGGCACGCCGCGCGACGATGGCGCGACCGACAGTTCAGTCGCGCTCGAGCCCGACTCGGGGGCCGTGCCTGTCGACGCCGGCCCGGATCATCGTCCGGCGTTTCTCGCGAGCCTCGACGGGACGGTGTGGAGCGCGCTGCAGACGCGCGACGAGAACGGCAGAGAGGTCGAGCGCGCGTACGAGCTGCACTTCCGCGGCGGCAGCGAGCCGATGTGGGGTGAGATCCGCAATCCCTACGGGCCGGCGCGGCAGCGGATTCGCCGATTCGTACGCGTGGCGCGCGACGGCTGCGAGAGTGCGTCGCAGTGCGAGATCTCCACGACGGTATCGATCCCCGACGCCTCGTGGGAGACGCCGGAGTCGCTGCGTGGCGCGACCGAGACCTGGACGATCGAAATTCTCGACGGGTCGCCTCGGGCGCTCGCAATCACGAACCAGGACGGGGTGGAGGAAGTCTTCACTGAGGGCGCGTGGCCGGCCCCGACGAGCGGCCTCACCGCGGAAGTCCGCGTGTTCGAGGGTGGCGCGGGAAAGCCGGTGTCGGACGCCTTTTGCACCAGCGGCGCGATCTTCAGCGGCGATATCGGCCGCTCGACGATCTGGTCATTCGCTCGCGGCGAAAGCGATCAGCCGACGCTCGGGTACGAGCTCGCTGCGGGCGTCCGGCTCGGCGAGTGGAACGACAACGCCAATCGATTCGGAGTGCGTGACATCGACGGATTCCAGATTGACGATCTTGGCGGCTCGATTCGCACCGATCAGTTCTTTTTCGTGGTGCGTTACCGTGGAATCGTGTCGCATCCGGGTGGTCGTTTTCAGCTGCGCGAGGAGGACGACACGGTCGAGGACGCGGTGTGGGCGTTCATCGGCGACGACGTCGGCGGCACCACCATCGACGACCTCTTCCTCGAGGTGCACCACTTCGCTCCACCCGACGAGACAGTCGACGAGCCCTCGCTCGATCTGGCTGCGGGCGACCTCCCGATCGAGATCATCATTCCGCGCTGCGAGATGAACTTCACGGGCTCGGGGCAGGTGCGCGTCGAGCCGCGACTGGGCACCGCGCCTTATCGCCTCTTGAGCGAGCAGCCGATCCGTCCGGTGATCGATGCCTCGCTCTTCCCGCCGGTTCTCTGA
- a CDS encoding DoxX family protein has protein sequence MNLVLWILQVALALLYLAAGGMKVFTLEKAQEDFPSMKALPNAFWNASGILEMVCSVGLIVPSAFHIRPMLTPGFATVLAIEAVVLSGRHVKLKETSPAIWSGIFAAAAAFVAYGRIVVSPIL, from the coding sequence ATGAATCTCGTGCTTTGGATCCTGCAGGTTGCGCTCGCGCTGCTCTACCTCGCCGCCGGCGGCATGAAAGTGTTCACGCTTGAGAAGGCCCAGGAGGACTTCCCATCGATGAAGGCGCTGCCGAATGCGTTCTGGAATGCGAGCGGCATCCTGGAGATGGTGTGCAGCGTGGGGCTGATCGTTCCGTCCGCCTTCCACATCCGGCCCATGCTGACGCCCGGATTCGCGACGGTGCTGGCGATCGAGGCCGTGGTGTTGAGCGGCCGGCACGTGAAGTTGAAGGAGACCTCACCCGCGATCTGGAGCGGGATATTCGCCGCGGCCGCGGCGTTCGTCGCGTACGGGAGAATCGTGGTGAGCCCGATCCTCTGA
- a CDS encoding SRPBCC family protein encodes MKKPTGRLEGNDVVLTRRFEAPIEDVWTSITKSESTARWYGSWTGTPGAGNTIKIKMLFEEDGPPSEMHIDACEPPRRLALTSKGVYGVKLEITLTQTGSVTELRFVHHLTDRKLARDFGPGWEYYLDNLVAASAGEKLPTFDEYYPSMQEHYSDA; translated from the coding sequence ATGAAGAAACCGACGGGACGGCTCGAGGGCAACGACGTGGTGCTGACGCGCAGGTTCGAGGCGCCGATCGAGGATGTGTGGACGAGCATAACGAAGAGTGAGAGCACGGCGCGATGGTACGGTTCGTGGACGGGCACGCCCGGCGCAGGAAACACGATCAAGATCAAGATGTTGTTCGAAGAGGACGGGCCGCCGTCGGAGATGCACATCGACGCGTGCGAGCCGCCGCGTCGGTTGGCGCTGACATCGAAGGGCGTCTACGGCGTGAAGCTCGAGATCACGCTCACGCAGACGGGCAGCGTGACGGAGCTGCGGTTCGTGCATCACTTGACCGATCGCAAGCTGGCGCGCGATTTCGGACCGGGCTGGGAGTACTACTTGGACAACTTGGTCGCAGCGAGCGCGGGGGAGAAGCTGCCGACGTTCGACGAGTACTACCCGTCGATGCAGGAGCACTACTCCGACGCGTAG
- a CDS encoding MotA/TolQ/ExbB proton channel family protein, with translation MPNVEIGELVVLGILSATFVGYFVGVIALIAWGRRIAKRLGGRWRFAPWLPALGLLVQLGGTCSTVGSLVMVFRGMATSDAALRATVLAQGISEAMKATACAVPISLLVYGASIVLFAVVGRRPPSIRD, from the coding sequence GTGCCGAACGTCGAAATCGGTGAGCTGGTTGTGCTGGGGATCTTGAGCGCGACGTTCGTCGGGTACTTCGTCGGCGTGATCGCGCTGATCGCATGGGGCCGGCGGATCGCGAAGCGGCTCGGCGGCCGCTGGCGCTTCGCGCCGTGGCTGCCGGCGCTCGGGTTGCTCGTCCAGCTTGGCGGCACCTGCTCCACCGTCGGCAGCTTGGTGATGGTGTTCCGCGGAATGGCGACGAGCGACGCCGCATTGCGCGCGACCGTGCTCGCTCAAGGAATCTCCGAGGCCATGAAGGCGACCGCATGCGCGGTGCCCATCTCGCTGCTCGTCTACGGAGCGAGCATCGTTCTGTTCGCAGTCGTCGGTCGGCGCCCCCCGTCGATCCGCGATTAG